Proteins from a single region of Desulfolutivibrio sulfoxidireducens:
- a CDS encoding PP2C family protein-serine/threonine phosphatase gives MRLEAAGVTDKGLIRDNNEDAFLADTASGLFFVADGMGGLDAGEVASALALETVARRLFRGSEAPTEEHPPFDAPWWRGCADRLERAVSEANLAIVAESRSRFGPSGGSGMGTTLVGLSVCGEGFVVANVGDSRAYLYRDGAVSLLSEDHSLVMAQVRQGLLTPAEALLSPERHVIYRALGMAPEVEVDLSPVAARPGDLFLLCSDGLTDVVDDAGLAGILSAGGAGGLSGLCRELVDEALRLKSRDNVTVVLVRVLA, from the coding sequence ATGAGGCTCGAGGCCGCCGGGGTCACGGACAAGGGGCTTATCCGGGACAACAACGAGGACGCCTTTTTGGCGGATACGGCCTCGGGACTTTTTTTCGTGGCCGACGGCATGGGCGGCCTGGACGCCGGCGAGGTGGCCAGCGCCTTGGCCCTTGAAACCGTGGCCCGACGACTTTTCCGGGGATCCGAGGCCCCGACCGAGGAGCATCCGCCATTTGACGCCCCGTGGTGGCGGGGGTGCGCCGACCGTCTGGAGCGCGCCGTTTCCGAGGCCAACCTTGCGATTGTGGCCGAGTCCCGGAGCCGCTTCGGTCCCTCCGGGGGATCGGGCATGGGTACCACCCTGGTGGGGCTGTCCGTGTGCGGTGAGGGGTTCGTCGTGGCCAATGTCGGCGACAGCCGGGCCTATCTGTACCGGGACGGAGCCGTGTCCCTGTTGAGCGAGGACCATTCCCTGGTCATGGCCCAGGTCCGCCAGGGGCTTTTGACCCCGGCCGAGGCCCTGCTCAGCCCCGAGCGCCATGTCATCTACCGCGCCCTGGGCATGGCCCCGGAGGTGGAGGTGGACCTTTCCCCTGTCGCGGCCCGGCCGGGCGATCTGTTTCTGCTGTGTTCCGACGGCCTGACCGACGTGGTGGACGACGCCGGGCTGGCCGGCATCCTGTCCGCCGGTGGGGCCGGCGGGCTTTCCGGCCTGTGCCGCGAGCTCGTGGACGAGGCCTTGCGGCTCAAGTCGCGCGACAACGTGACCGTGGTGCTCGTGCGGGTTCTGGCCTAG